In Bacillus sp. FJAT-45037, the following are encoded in one genomic region:
- the gerQ gene encoding spore coat protein GerQ — protein MNYGNSNYNPMSNQAGFQPATMTGSDTPQQFTGFQAGMPSGPAYSMPVVPMGTGQQLLMGRVEESFIENILRYNKGKVGTFYFTYQGNSEWNAMVYQGRIETAGRDHIIISDPNSGKRYLLMMANLDWVEFDERINYPHSEISPEIQASMEISE, from the coding sequence ATGAATTATGGAAACTCTAATTATAATCCAATGAGCAATCAGGCTGGTTTTCAACCAGCTACTATGACGGGTAGCGACACCCCGCAACAATTTACTGGCTTCCAGGCGGGTATGCCTTCTGGACCTGCTTATTCTATGCCAGTGGTTCCGATGGGTACTGGACAGCAGCTATTGATGGGTAGAGTTGAAGAATCGTTTATCGAAAATATCCTGCGCTACAACAAAGGGAAGGTTGGTACTTTCTACTTTACTTACCAAGGGAACAGCGAATGGAATGCAATGGTTTACCAAGGCCGCATTGAAACAGCTGGCCGTGACCATATCATTATCAGCGACCCTAATAGCGGTAAACGCTACCTGCTGATGATGGCAAATCTCGACTGGGTAGAATTTGACGAACGAATTAACTATCCTCACTCGGAAATTAGTCCGGAAATCCAGGCCTCCATGGAAATATCGGAGTGA
- a CDS encoding cell wall hydrolase: protein MGRRIKHTENDVNALARIMLAEAIGEGAEGMDMVGTVVANRVEADCEPDFNNLRNIRHAIYQTIPGTGIPHFEPVLNGALYTQRPTEEDLQRARNLLQGHRNPRARMNLWFFNPSPGQSYRDPCTPTMPRSPMTQFDFAYRNHCYYVGVPGYCPEFYR from the coding sequence ATGGGCAGGCGAATCAAACATACAGAAAATGATGTGAATGCTTTAGCAAGGATCATGCTAGCGGAGGCGATTGGTGAAGGCGCCGAAGGAATGGATATGGTTGGAACGGTTGTGGCCAATCGGGTTGAGGCAGACTGTGAGCCGGACTTCAACAATTTACGTAATATCCGTCATGCTATTTATCAAACGATACCGGGAACGGGAATTCCTCACTTCGAGCCTGTTTTAAATGGAGCCTTGTATACACAGCGTCCCACAGAAGAAGACCTGCAGAGAGCTAGAAATTTGTTGCAAGGTCATCGGAATCCACGAGCCCGAATGAATTTATGGTTTTTTAATCCGAGTCCGGGGCAATCATACCGTGACCCATGTACGCCCACGATGCCAAGATCCCCTATGACGCAGTTCGATTTTGCATACAGGAATCATTGCTATTATGTCGGTGTACCGGGCTACTGCCCAGAGTTTTATAGATAA
- a CDS encoding polysaccharide deacetylase family protein, which translates to MGRVTRVMVFTMIVLFASNHHALAAHQSDCPIMKNVVWEVKTKRKMVALTFDDGPDSRYTNDVLDLLEEHDASATFFVIGNRVVETPDVAKRIIKEGNEIASHTKTHPNLSTLSQTVKAISIILPELKKKGYQFVTVSELLKEDKKFQVPLMEIQEKNERK; encoded by the coding sequence ATGGGGAGAGTAACGAGAGTAATGGTATTCACAATGATCGTACTATTCGCTTCAAATCATCATGCACTTGCTGCACATCAAAGTGATTGTCCTATTATGAAGAATGTCGTGTGGGAAGTCAAAACGAAACGTAAAATGGTCGCCTTGACATTTGATGACGGTCCAGACAGTCGTTATACGAATGACGTTTTAGACCTTTTAGAGGAGCACGATGCATCAGCAACATTTTTTGTCATAGGGAACAGGGTAGTGGAAACACCTGATGTGGCAAAGAGGATAATTAAAGAGGGAAATGAAATCGCAAGCCATACGAAAACTCACCCGAATTTAAGCACTCTTTCGCAAACAGTTAAAGCCATAAGCATTATCCTGCCAGAGCTAAAGAAGAAAGGCTATCAATTTGTCACCGTTTCAGAATTACTAAAAGAAGATAAAAAGTTCCAAGTTCCGTTAATGGAGATTCAAGAGAAGAACGAGCGGAAGTGA